A single window of Actinoallomurus bryophytorum DNA harbors:
- the hemC gene encoding hydroxymethylbilane synthase gives MKLRLGTRRSLMAMTQSGLVADALTARTGHEVELVGVTTEGDVSKADLAQIGGTGVFVSALREKVLSGEVDFAVHSLKDLPTLPAEGITLAAVPLRDDPRDALCGTAKLADLPRGARIGTGSPRRMALLRGLRHDVDVVPIRGNADTRLRKMTDGEFDAIVLAFSGLVRIDRVEAVSEVFDPAQMLPAPGQGALAVECRADRTDLTEILATLDDPASRAAVTAERALLAGLEAGCSAPVGAYAALEDRTLHLIGVVAGYDGERQVRLSKSGHPETAERLGRDLAAQMIAEGADQLMGERTS, from the coding sequence ATGAAACTCCGCCTGGGTACGCGGCGGAGCCTGATGGCCATGACGCAGTCGGGGCTCGTCGCCGACGCGCTCACCGCCCGTACCGGCCACGAGGTCGAACTCGTGGGCGTGACCACCGAAGGCGACGTCTCCAAGGCCGACCTCGCCCAGATCGGCGGCACCGGCGTCTTCGTCAGCGCGCTGCGCGAGAAGGTCCTCAGCGGCGAGGTGGACTTCGCCGTGCATTCGCTGAAGGACCTGCCGACGCTGCCGGCCGAGGGCATCACGCTCGCGGCCGTGCCCCTGCGCGACGACCCGCGCGACGCCTTGTGCGGGACGGCCAAGCTGGCCGACCTGCCGCGCGGCGCCCGCATCGGCACCGGCTCGCCACGGCGGATGGCCCTGCTACGCGGACTCCGGCACGACGTGGACGTGGTGCCGATCCGCGGTAACGCCGACACCCGTCTGCGCAAGATGACCGATGGGGAGTTCGACGCGATCGTGCTTGCCTTCTCGGGTCTGGTGAGAATTGACCGAGTAGAGGCGGTTTCGGAGGTTTTCGACCCGGCGCAGATGCTGCCGGCGCCCGGTCAGGGTGCCCTGGCGGTCGAATGCCGGGCCGACCGTACCGACCTGACAGAGATTCTCGCGACGCTTGACGACCCCGCCAGCCGGGCCGCCGTCACGGCCGAGCGTGCCCTGCTCGCCGGGCTTGAGGCGGGTTGTTCGGCTCCGGTCGGCGCATACGCTGCGTTGGAAGACCGAACACTGCATCTGATCGGCGTCGTTGCCGGGTACGACGGTGAACGACAGGTCCGATTGTCCAAAAGCGGCCACCCGGAAACGGCCGAGCGCCTGGGACGCGATCTCGCGGCCCAGATGATCGCCGAGGGGGCCGACCAGTTGATGGGGGAGCGCACATCTTGA